AACCGGTTGTATAACTCTAATCCGCAACGGTATACTTCCGGTTAACTGTTGTTGCTCTTGCAGTGTCGCCATTAAACTGGTTGCATTCTGAGTATAACCAGTCATTTCTACGAATATAATAGTCGTATTCTCATGTCCTTGGTAGAATTTCGGCAACGACCCTGTAGAGgcataaaaataatatcttgttttggttttcttataaataaatttaaacaaattaaaacaaataaactaaaatatcatAGTTAACAAATTAACATTTTTGAGTACCATTGCTAAGTCTGGTTTGCATGTACAAGACGCTAATTCTGCTTCCGTCTTCATAGTAGATTCCAATTTTCTCGTTGGGATTCTTGGCGGTAATGGTGACGTTAAACGCAGTGGACAAACTGGAATCTTGGTTAAGTGTAAACCGGGTGAGCTGTAACCGGTCGATATTGTAATCCGGTAACTTCGGTCTAAAGACAAGGTAGAGAATACCAACGGCCGCTCCAACGATGACAATAAGGAGGAAAATAACTAGGAGCGTGTAACACACGCACCTACA
This genomic stretch from Brassica napus cultivar Da-Ae unplaced genomic scaffold, Da-Ae ScsIHWf_1109;HRSCAF=1576, whole genome shotgun sequence harbors:
- the LOC125595985 gene encoding NDR1/HIN1-like protein 6, producing MSDHQKIHPVSDPEAPPPAHPTAPLVPRGSSRSEHGDPTKESVTQPPLLDTPPRKKRGSCCCRCVCYTLLVIFLLIVIVGAAVGILYLVFRPKLPDYNIDRLQLTRFTLNQDSSLSTAFNVTITAKNPNEKIGIYYEDGSRISVLYMQTRLSNGSLPKFYQGHENTTIIFVEMTGYTQNATSLMATLQEQQQLTGSIPLRIRVIQPVRIKLGKLKLMEVKFMVRCGVSVDSLAANNVISVRSSNCKFRFRL